In Acipenser ruthenus chromosome 16, fAciRut3.2 maternal haplotype, whole genome shotgun sequence, the following proteins share a genomic window:
- the LOC131697834 gene encoding synaptotagmin-like protein 4 encodes MLQDSEVIDVEFLTEQEQMLILQVLQRDEELRKAEEKRIRKLKADLLDIRRKGAKRGSKKYSNLTCARCQQKLGRLGSNTSQCRSCNHQVCHNCRVVYPNGAWRCSVCAKEADLKKATGDWFYDQRINRFINAPGSELVRASIRKKPLANKRQTAAEVLMHNTQLTESKAPIAKPRARTEKDKGTQSQAPEKQRSDTESVEKASLSSFKTESRHATPVLERKDADGSSTLGPTESTLTVPVPSTEGPTSKDEPESCVRSQSGGSAFDDCDTLFKKNPRKTLSPTAFSDKPSRPKSVLDLRENTPETEDGSMGDRSKSVPGLNVEQEEEDEDIDDLVQFHRKSEVRHSLRSGGSSSTMGSMMSIYSEAGDYSNVEVTGEIVFSLRYDQSAQVLSIFIKECHNLAYGDEARKRSHPYVKSYLLPDKSRQGKKKTAVKRSNTNPIYNETLKYSITQSQLITRTLQLSVWHQDRFGHNAFLGEVELPLDSWNFEATAEECLPLHAKASSQSSAYSHYKGELVISLKYIPASKQVSDKPRIGKKKEEGGELQVWVKEAKNLTAMKAGGTSDTFVKGYLLPVKTKVTKRKTPVIKKTLNPHYNHTFVYKGMSPEDLKDVCLELTVWDREALSSNDFLGGVRLGMGTGTHKGEKVDWMDSTGEEVSLWEKMMQYHGSWAEGSLLLRSTMGNTK; translated from the exons ATGTTGCAGGACTCGGAGGTGATTGATGTGGAGTTCCTGACGGAGCAGGAGCAGATGCTGATCCTGCAAGTCCTGCAGCGCGATGAGGAGCTTCGCAAGGCTGAGGAGAAGCGAATCCG GAAGCTGAAGGCCGACTTGCTTGACATCCGGAGAAAGGGGGCCAAGCGCGGCAGTAAGAAGTACAGCAACCTCACCTGTGCCCGCTGCCAGCAGAAACTGGGCAGGCTGGGCAGCAACACCAGCCAGTGCCGCAGCTGCAATCACCAGGTGTGCCACAACTGCAGAGTCGTCTACCCAAACGGAGCCTGGAGATGCAGCGTCTGTGCCAAGGAAGC aGATCTGAAGAAGGCCACAGGAGATTGGTTTTATGACCAGCGGATCAATCGCTTCATCAATGCCCCCGGAAGTGAGCTTGTGCGAGCTTCGATTAGGAAGAAACCTCTAG CCAATAAGCGGCAGACAGCGGCTGAGGTGCTGATGCATAACACCCAGCTGACTGAGAGCAAGGCTCCCATCGCCAAACCCAGAGCGAGGACAGAGAAGGACAAGGG CACCCAGTCCCAGGCTCCAGAGAAGCAGCGCAGTGACACAGAGTCTGTGGAGAAGGCCAGCCTGAGCAGCTTCAAGACTGAGTCCCGCCACGCCACCCCTGTCCTGGAGCG GAAGGATGCTGATGGGTCCAGCACTTTAGGGCCCACAGAGTCCACCCTAACTGTCCCCGTGCCATCCACAGAGGGCCCGACCTCCAAAGATGAACCG GAATCTTGTGTTAGGAGTCAGAGCGGAGGGTCTGCTTTTGACGACTGTGACACCTTGTTCAAGAAGAATCCCAGGAAAACATTGAGCCCCACTG CTTTTTCAGATAAGCCCAGTAGGCCCAAGTCTGTGCTGGATTTGCGTGAGAATACACCTGAAACTGAAGATGGTTCCATGGGAGACAGGAGCAAATCGGTGCCCGGACTCAATGTGGAGCAG GAGGAAGAGGATGAAGATATAGATGATCTTGTGCAATTCCACAGGAAGTCAGAGGTTCGCCACAGTCTTCGGAGTGGAGGGTCATCG AGCACAATGGGCAGCATGATGAGTATCTACAGTGAGGCTGGGGATTACAGCAATGTGGAAGTTACTGGGGAAATTGTATTTTCACTGCGCTACGATCAAAGCGCCCAGGTCCTCTCTATCTTCATCAAGGAGTGCCACAACCTTGCGTATGGGGACGAAGCCAGGAAGCGCTCCCACCC GTACGTCAAGTCCTACCTGCTCCCAGACAAATCACGGCAGGGCAAAAAGAAAACAGCGGTCAAGCGCTCCAATACCAACCCCATCTACAATGAGACCCTGAAG TACAGTATCACTCAGTCCCAGCTGATCACGCGGACcctgcagctgtctgtgtggCACCAGGACCGCTTCGGACACAACGCCTTCCTGGGAGAGGTGGAGCTGCCTCTGGACTCCTGGAACTTCGAGGCCACCGCAGAGGAGTGCCTGCCCCTCCACGCAAAG GCTTCTTCACAGTCCAGTGCCTATTCTCACTATAAAGGAGAGCTGGTGATTTCCCTCAAATACATCCCTGCCAGCAAACAGGTCTCAGACAAGCCCAGAA tAGGCAAGAAGAAGGAGGAAGGAGGAGAGCTGCAAGTTTGGGTCAAAGAGGCCAAGAATCTAACCGCCATGAAAGCAGGAGGCACTTCAGACACGTTTGTAAAAGG GTATTTGTTGCCAGTGAAGACCAAGGTGACTAAGAGGAAGACCCCGGTGATAAAGAAGACTCTGAACCCTCACTACAATCACACCTTCGTCTACAAAGGCATGAGTCCTGAGGATCTGAAGGATGTCTGCCTGGAGCTGACCGTGTGGGACCGGGAGGCGTTGTCCAGCAATGACTTCCTGGGAGGGGTCAGACTGGGCATGGGCACCG GCACACACAAAGGAGAGAAGGTCGACTGGATGGACTCCACAGGCGAGGAGGTCAGTCTGTGGGAGAAGATGATGCAGTACCACGGCTCGTGGGCAGAGGGCTCTTTACTGCTCCGCTCCACAATGGGCAACACCAAATGA
- the LOC117412022 gene encoding tRNA wybutosine-synthesizing protein 2 homolog isoform X1, translated as MRRDDSIPAIATQLRYAQLCRKHLEEKGILDTRFRLQKLADATVALPVLSARVPELTLGVLQHSVAPGSTCTITHIQSPVPSKKSSVRSSQQQLEEALRGLVERGGEVWSEELGRDLPQSWKRHGDLAILGEATFRQPVWKILEPELWEAVASTLGVKRVARMGRVSTDGFRTPTVTLLRGQDGWVQHVDNGIRYEFDVTKCMFSSGNITEKLRIASFNCSGETVVDLYAGIGYFTLPYLVHAGASFVHACEWNPHAVNALRRNLELNGAAQRCQVHQGDNRQLSLCDVADRVNLGLIPSSEEGWPTACRLLKRETGGVLHIHQNVSSHPQKPDPALLLQNLCLQEVCDPSSPAGKAACDSDTADSRESALGLHCRDSMRITVKAEWQAWSKAAACRIAALLLEIKGQPWRTHVLHMEHVKSYAPHVDHIVLDLECRPT; from the exons ATGCGACGGGACGACAGTATTCCTGCAATAGCGACACAGCTGCGGTACGCACAGCTCTGCAG AAAGCATTTGGAAGAGAAGGGAATACTTGACACGAGGTTCCGGCTGCAGAAGCTGGCTGATGCCACAGTGGCATTGCCTGTTCTGTCTGCCAGAGTGCCAGAGTTAACCCTCGGGGTCCTGCAGCACAGTGTGGCTCCTGGGAGCACCTGCACCATTACACACATCCAG AGCCCTGTTCCCTCAAAGAAGTCAAGCGTGAGATCGTCTCAGCAGCAGCTTGAGGAGGCTCTGCGGGGCTTGGTGGAGCGAGGAGGGGAGGTGTGGAGCGAGGAGCTGGGTCGTGACCTGCCCCAGAGCTGGAAACGACATGGAGATCTGGCCATTCTGGGAGAGGCCACCTTCAGGCAGCCAGTCTGGAAGATACTGG AGCCTGAGTTATGGGAGGCAGTAGCGTCAACCCTGGGGGTGAAAAGGGTGGCTAGAATGGGGCGAGTCTCTACAGACGGATTCAGAACTCCCACCGTCACTCTGCTACGGGGGCAGGACGGCTGGGTGCAGCATGTGGACAATGGGATCAG GTACGAATTTGATGTGACAAAGTGCATGTTCTCATCGGGAAACATCACTGAGAAGCTGAGGATCGCCTCTTTTAACTGCAGCGGGGAGACAGTGGTCGATTTGTATGCAG GTATTGGGTACTTCACCCTGCCTTATCTGGTGCATGCTGGTGCTTCCTTTGTCCACGCTTGCGAGTGGAATCCCCATGCGGTCAATGCATTGCGGAGAAACCTGGAACTCAATGGAGCTGCCCAGCGCTGCCAGGTCCACCAAGGAGACAACCGGCAG CTCTCCCTGTGTGATGTTGCTGACAGGGTGAATTTGGGATTGATCCCTAGTTCAGAGGAGGGCTGGCCCACAGCGTGCCGTCTATTAAAGCGTGAGACAGGCGGTGTCCTCCACATCCATCAGAACGTCTCCTCTCACCCGCAGAAACCTGACCCGGCGCTTCTCTTACAGAACCTTTGCCTCCAAGAGGTATGTGACCCCAGCAGCCCTGCAGGGAAGGCGGCATGTGACTCGGACACTGCAGACAGCAGGGAGTCTGCTCTGGGGCTGCACTGCAGAGACTCCATGAGGATAACTGTGAAAGCAGAATGGCAGGCATGGTCGAAGGCTGCAGCGTGCCGTATAGCTGCACTCCTCCTGGAGATCAAGGGACAGCCGTGGAGGACACACGTCCTACACATGGAGCATGTCAAGTCCTACGCACCCCACGTCGATCACATTGTGTTGGATTTGGAGTGCAGACCCACCTGA
- the LOC131697836 gene encoding palmitoyltransferase ZDHHC9-like codes for MSAIMVSKKVLRKWEKLPGKNTFCCDGRVMMARQKGVFYLTLFLIVGTCALFFAFECPYLAVHLSPAIPVFAIVLFFFVMATLLRTSFSDPGVLPRALPDEATFIEMEIEAANGNVPAGQRPPPRIRNVQINNQIVKLKYCYTCKIFRPPRASHCGICDNCVERFDHHCPWVGNCVGKRNYRYFYLFTLSLSLLTIYIFTFDIVHVVLRSVDSGFVNTLKDTPGTVLEVVVCFFTLWSVVGLTGFHTYLVSLNQTTNEDIKGSWSGKNRVQNPYSHRNIMKNCCEVLCGPMHPSALDRRGELIELALAPVPIPASKNNKENPQTTKTTAPLIPNEHTPDDVKSSIAPETEGDVEEKLSPLENKPLPSEPPTPPPADPAETTAVLEEAF; via the exons ATGTCAGCCATAATGGTATCTAAGAAGGTGTTACGAAAATGGGAAAAGCTCCCTgggaaaaacacattttgctgTGACGGGAGGGTCATGATGGCACGGCAGAAAGGCGTGTTTTATCTAACCTTGTTTCTCATCGTCGGGACCTGCGCGCTGTTCTTCGCATTCGA GTGTCCATACCTGGCAGTTCACCTGTCCCCTGCCATCCCCGTCTTTGCCATCGTCCTGTTCTTCTTTGTCATGGCAACGCTGCTGCGCACCAGCTTCAGTGACCCGGGGGTGCTGCCCAGAGCCTTGCCCGATGAGGCCACCTTCATCGAGATGGAGATCG AAGCAGCCAATGGGAACGTCCCAGCTGGCCAGCGCCCGCCTCCCCGGATCAGAAACGTTCAAATCAATAACCAGATTGTGAAGCTCAAGTACTGCTACACCTGCAAGATCTTCCGTCCGCCCCGCGCCTCCCACTGCGGGATCTGTGATAACTGTGTCG AGCGTTTTGATCACCACTGCCCATGGGTGGGAAACTGCGTTGGGAAGAGGAACTACCGCTACTTCTACCTGTTCACACTCTCGCTGTCCCTCCTCACCATCTACATCTTCACCTTCGACATCGTCCACGTGGTGCTGC GCTCGGTGGATTCTGGGTTTGTCAACACCCTCAAAGACACCCCTGGA ACTGTCCTGGAGGTCGTGGTCTGCTTCTTCACACTGTGGTCTGTGGTGGGACTCACAGGCTTTCATACCTACCTGGTGTCGCTCAATCAAACCACCAACGAAGAC ATTAAAGGCTCGTGGTCAGGGAAGAACCGGGTGCAGAACCCCTACAGCCACCGAAACATCATGAAGAACTGCTGTGAGGTGCTGTGCGGGCCAATGCATCCCAG tgCTCTGGACCGGCGTGGGGAATTGATAGAGTTGGCCTTGGCCCCTGTCCCAATACCAGCCTCCAAGAACAATAAGGAGAACCCACAAACTACT AAAACCACGGCACCGCTGATTCCCAACGAGCACACCCCTGATGATGTGAAGTCCAGCATAGCGCCGGAGACGGAGGGGGACGTGGAAGAAAAGCTGTCCCCTTTGGAAAACAAGCCCCTTCCCAGCGAGCCGCCCACACCGCCCCCAGCAGACCCGGCAGAGACCACCGCGGTGCTGGAGGAGGCCTTCTAA
- the LOC117412022 gene encoding tRNA wybutosine-synthesizing protein 2 homolog isoform X2: protein MRRDDSIPAIATQLRYAQLCRKHLEEKGILDTRFRLQKLADATVALPVLSARVPELTLGVLQHSVAPGSTCTITHIQSPVPSKKSSVRSSQQQLEEALRGLVERGGEVWSEELGRDLPQSWKRHGDLAILGEATFRQPVWKILEPELWEAVASTLGVKRVARMGRVSTDGFRTPTVTLLRGQDGWVQHVDNGIRYEFDVTKCMFSSGNITEKLRIASFNCSGETVVDLYAGIGYFTLPYLVHAGASFVHACEWNPHAVNALRRNLELNGAAQRCQVHQGDNRQNLCLQEVCDPSSPAGKAACDSDTADSRESALGLHCRDSMRITVKAEWQAWSKAAACRIAALLLEIKGQPWRTHVLHMEHVKSYAPHVDHIVLDLECRPT, encoded by the exons ATGCGACGGGACGACAGTATTCCTGCAATAGCGACACAGCTGCGGTACGCACAGCTCTGCAG AAAGCATTTGGAAGAGAAGGGAATACTTGACACGAGGTTCCGGCTGCAGAAGCTGGCTGATGCCACAGTGGCATTGCCTGTTCTGTCTGCCAGAGTGCCAGAGTTAACCCTCGGGGTCCTGCAGCACAGTGTGGCTCCTGGGAGCACCTGCACCATTACACACATCCAG AGCCCTGTTCCCTCAAAGAAGTCAAGCGTGAGATCGTCTCAGCAGCAGCTTGAGGAGGCTCTGCGGGGCTTGGTGGAGCGAGGAGGGGAGGTGTGGAGCGAGGAGCTGGGTCGTGACCTGCCCCAGAGCTGGAAACGACATGGAGATCTGGCCATTCTGGGAGAGGCCACCTTCAGGCAGCCAGTCTGGAAGATACTGG AGCCTGAGTTATGGGAGGCAGTAGCGTCAACCCTGGGGGTGAAAAGGGTGGCTAGAATGGGGCGAGTCTCTACAGACGGATTCAGAACTCCCACCGTCACTCTGCTACGGGGGCAGGACGGCTGGGTGCAGCATGTGGACAATGGGATCAG GTACGAATTTGATGTGACAAAGTGCATGTTCTCATCGGGAAACATCACTGAGAAGCTGAGGATCGCCTCTTTTAACTGCAGCGGGGAGACAGTGGTCGATTTGTATGCAG GTATTGGGTACTTCACCCTGCCTTATCTGGTGCATGCTGGTGCTTCCTTTGTCCACGCTTGCGAGTGGAATCCCCATGCGGTCAATGCATTGCGGAGAAACCTGGAACTCAATGGAGCTGCCCAGCGCTGCCAGGTCCACCAAGGAGACAACCGGCAG AACCTTTGCCTCCAAGAGGTATGTGACCCCAGCAGCCCTGCAGGGAAGGCGGCATGTGACTCGGACACTGCAGACAGCAGGGAGTCTGCTCTGGGGCTGCACTGCAGAGACTCCATGAGGATAACTGTGAAAGCAGAATGGCAGGCATGGTCGAAGGCTGCAGCGTGCCGTATAGCTGCACTCCTCCTGGAGATCAAGGGACAGCCGTGGAGGACACACGTCCTACACATGGAGCATGTCAAGTCCTACGCACCCCACGTCGATCACATTGTGTTGGATTTGGAGTGCAGACCCACCTGA